Proteins co-encoded in one Xiphophorus hellerii strain 12219 chromosome 10, Xiphophorus_hellerii-4.1, whole genome shotgun sequence genomic window:
- the atxn2l gene encoding ataxin-2-like protein isoform X4: protein MSSPVSGINSGGRTPAGRNRSSAKPSFQSSPVFEGVYNNARMLHFLTAVVGSTCELRVKNGSMFEGIFKTLSSRCELAVDAVHKRSEEEGSSSAPPRSEDITDTMIFSPTDLVTMICRDVDLNYATRDTFTDTAISSSRINGEHKEKVLQKWEGGDSNGESYDLENDAVSQANGWDANEMFRYNEVKYGVTSTYDSSLSMYTVPLERGNSEVYRQREARAARLASEIESSPQYRHRVGLENDEGKSEEEKYSSVARDGSDREKGRESPRDRGSEKGRDSPGASSREGKYIPLPQRQRELNRERAERGPGGPPPHSRFGGGYRPTPSSSSSPRPQLPSAAGPQPGVSPSERSSPQSSRVGAYAAHHTPGSPSPGSGPASPYTPASPGGSAATPTSASTATSPSSPPNPHGHPVPHSHSHPLSLSDAGRPVNGVSAGPSPKAQRPSQPSRTNRVPNPLSQSTATRSPKSASSQDSPFVDVSVSAQKTSGPAPLFTVDVNEILGTAAKERSAESPGSTEDGKSSKAPSVQQRSQLEELRKFGKEFRLQPSGAGSSSPSSPAAATPPSVGEVNQSGAAKPPSDTHAPSEPKPQPPAPSPSQTQPQHSPAPSEEPTKDATTPLGTAAATTAPIPDRQSPATPQPARTPGTEDARSETGERTEGVADQVKKSTLNPNAKEFNPNKTQMPMTKPNTAPTPPRPTPPSPVVLQHPGGQGQLYNAPYLSYVSQMHPVQAPQMYQYPMSTVNQGKYPRGKVPTRPETSQMLQAAASVAGAPLVASPYPQSYLQYNPQQYSQQQVIQAMTYNGQPMYSMLQGGARMIGQGSGHHPQALGPPGGPQFPAQGEGPQGPQQGIYAPQSFSHHSGAVHQPQPSSTPTGNQPPPQHAAPSPGQNAQSGPQPQSLYHSGPLSAPTPPNMPPGHTSPQGSYPIPGYSIHSHQGLPPAYTLSQLTQAHVQGAMPGPHHSGSHGQPQLVMLQTPQQGPGGVPQHGPQQGPHQHFYIGHPPAMQVQTHPAPFHPPGN from the exons ATGTCTTCCCCAGTCAGCGGCATCAACAGCGGCGGCCGGACACCGGCTGGAAG GAATCGTTCCTCTGCAAAGCCGTCGTTTCAGTCCTCTCCT GTATTTGAGGGTGTGTACAACAACGCCAGAATGCTTCACTTCCTCACAGCTGTAGTG ggTTCCACCTGTGAATTAAGAGTGAAGAATGGCAGCATGTTCGAAGGCATTTTCAAGACACTCAGTTCTCGG TGTGAGCTGGCTGTGGACGCTGTACACAAACGCAGCGAGGAAGAGGGCTCGTCATCTGCTCCGCCACGCAGTGAGGACATTACCGACACAATGATCTTCAGCCCAACAGATCTGGTTACAATGATCTGCAGAGATGTTGACCTCAACTACGCTACCAGAG ACACCTTCACAGACACGGCCATCAGCTCCAGTCGCATTAACGGAGAACATAAGGAGAAGGTTCTACAGAAATGGGAGGGAGGAGACAGCAACGGAGAAAGCTACGACCTTGAGAATGATGCCGTAAGTCAG GCCAATGGCTGGGATGCAAACGAGATGTTTCGCTACAATGAAGTAAAATATGGAGTCACATCTACATATGATTCCAGTCTCTCCATGTATAC CGTCCCGTTGGAGCGGGGCAACTCCGAGGTTTATCGGCAGAGGGAGGCGCGCGCCGCCCGCCTGGCCAGCGAGATCGAATCCAGCCCCCAGTACCGCCATCGCGTCGGCTTGGAAAACGACGAGGGCAAATCCGAGGAGGAGAAGTACAGCTCTGTGGCGCGGGACGGTAGCGATCGCGAGAAAGGTCGCGAGAGCCCTCGAGACAGAGGCAGCGAAAAAGGCAGAGACAGTCCTGGAGCAAGCAGCAG AGAGGGAAAATACATTCCACTACCTCAACGTCAGAGAGAGTTGAACCGCGAGCGAGCTGAGAGAGGTCCCGGCGGGCCGCCACCACACAGTCGATTTGGCGGAGGGTACCGGCCCACTCCTTCATCCTCGTCTTCGCCGAGGCCCCAGCTCCCCTCGGCTGCTGGACCCCAACCCGGAGTCTCTCCCTCAGAGAGAAGCAGCCCTCAGTCGAGTCGAGTCGGGGCATACGCCGCACACCATACACCGGGAAGTCCGAGTCCAGGTTCCGGTCCGGCGAGCCCATACACCCCTGCGTCTCCTGGTGGGTCAGCAGCCACTCCAACCTCTGCTTCTACAGCCACGTCTCCATCCAGCCCCCCCAACCCTCACGGACATCCTGTTCCTCACTCCCACTCACACCCGCTGTCTCTGTCTGATGCTGGCAGGCCTGTTAATGGAG TTTCTGCTGGACCGTCTCCTAAAGCCCAAAGACCTTCACAGCCAAGTCGGACAAATCGCGTTCCAAACCCACTTTCACAGTCCACAG CCACTCGTTCTCCTAAATCAGCCTCTTCCCAGGACTCGCCTTTCGTAGACGTCTCTGTGTCCGCCCAGAAGACGTCTGGCCCCGCCCCTCTCTTCACTGTAGATG TGAATGAGATCCTTGGTACAGCTGCTAAAGAGCGCTCTGCAGAAAGCCCTGGCAGCACAGAGGACGGCAAAAGCAGCAAAG CTCCTTCGGTTCAGCAACGGTCACAACTTGAAGAGCTGCGGAAATTCGGCAAAGAATTCAGG CTCCAGCCCAGTGGAGCCGGCTCCAGCTCTCCCAGCTCTCCGGCAGCAGCAACGCCACCTTCGGTCGGTGAGGTGAACCAGTCAGGTGCAGCCAAGCCTCCGTCAGACACCCACGCGCCCTCAGAGCCCAAACCTCAGCCTCCAGCTCCCAGTCCTTCCCAGACCCAACCCCAGCATTCACCAGCTCCCTCTGAAGAGCCCACCAAGGACGCCACAACGCCACTGGGCACCGCTGCTGCTACCACAGCTCCCATTCCAGACAGGCAATCACCAGCAACCCCTCAGCCGGCCAGGACCCCGGGAACAGAGGATGCTAGGTCTGAGACAGGAGAGCGTACTGAGGGTGTGGCAGA TCAAGTGAAGAAATcaactttaaatccaaatgctAAAGAGTTCAACCCAAACAAAACTCAGATGCCCATG ACAAAACCCAACACTGCACCAACCCCGCCTCGTCCAACTCCTCCAAGCCCAGTGGTCCTGCAGCATCCTGGTGGGCAGGGACAGCTCTACAATGCTCCCTACCTCTCCTACGTTTCACAGATGCACCCTGTGCAG GCTCCACAAATGTACCAGTACCCAATGTCGACAGTTAACCAAGGAAAATACCCCAGGGGCAAAg TGCCGACGCGGCCTGAAACATCACAAATGCTGCAAGCTGCTGCATCAGTAGCTGGAGCCCCTCTGGTGGCGTCTCCGTACCCTCAGTCGTACCTTCAGTACAACCCGCAGCAGTACAGCCAGCAGCAGGTCATCCAGGCCATGACATACAATGGACAG CCCATGTACTCCATGCTGCAGGGCGGAGCGAGGATGATAGGTCAGGGCAGCGGCCACCATCCCCAGGCCCTCGGCCCGCCCGGAGGGCCTCAGTTCCCTGCACAGGGAGAGGGGCCCCAGGGGCCGCAGCAGGGCATCTATG CGCCGCAGTCCTTCTCTCATCACTCGGGCGCCGTCCATCAGCCGCAGCCTTCCAGCACCCCGACCGGCAACCAGCCGCCCCCGCAGCACGCTGCTCCCAGCCCTGGGCAG AACGCCCAGTCCGGCCCGCAGCCTCAGTCCTTGTACCACTCAGGTCCGCTTTCGGCTCCCACTCCGCCCAACATGCCGCCGGGCCACACCTCCCCGCAGGGCTCCTACCCCATTCCGGGGTACAGCATCCACAGCCACCAGGGCCTCCCGCCTGCCTACACTCTGAGCCAGCTGACTCAG GCTCACGTTCAAGGAGCGATGCCGGGACCTCACCACTCAGGCAGCCACGGCCAGCCGCAGCTAGTAATGCTGCAGACGCCTCAGCAGGGACCAGGCGGCGTGCCGCAGCACGGGCCGCAGCAAGGACCGCACCAGCACTTTTACATAGGACACCCACCAG CGATGCAGGTACAAACACACCCTGCCCCCTTCCATCCACCTGGAAACTAA